A region from the Oceanidesulfovibrio marinus genome encodes:
- a CDS encoding efflux RND transporter periplasmic adaptor subunit, translating to MNTRRVRFLTVQCFIVMVCFLVLPLGCATAQEKKEGEESAQSQGQPASPVITAKSHEGKVAPQNRLIGTVYYPEVSEVAAEVSGRVDSIKFLEGDRLKAGDMLVTLSKDIVRQELEAATADYQEVLSDLENARLELDRYRKLIKQGSIAQSEYDDSQYQVQSLERKARSLESRAELWRIRLAKAGVPAPYDGVVLEKHVGRGEWVQAGTPIATMARDDYLEVVVDIPGELVQFAKPGREVEVVTGGVRRTGKILSLIPRGDLATRTFPLKIKIDNPDGLAQGMEAVTWVPAGEPVDAVLVPRDAVIMQRGDLLMWAVKDGAAMPIPVEVAAYVGLEAAVTGPGVQAGMDVVVKGNERLRPGQAVAPQPLASDQSQKSQS from the coding sequence ATGAATACCCGCCGCGTGCGGTTTCTTACCGTGCAATGTTTCATCGTGATGGTCTGTTTCCTGGTCCTGCCTCTTGGCTGCGCCACGGCGCAGGAAAAGAAGGAGGGGGAAGAGTCCGCCCAGAGCCAGGGACAGCCGGCCTCTCCGGTCATTACCGCCAAGTCGCACGAAGGGAAGGTGGCGCCTCAGAACCGGCTTATCGGCACCGTGTACTACCCGGAGGTTTCCGAGGTGGCCGCGGAGGTGAGCGGCCGGGTGGACTCCATCAAATTCCTGGAGGGCGACCGCCTGAAGGCCGGCGACATGCTGGTGACCCTGTCCAAAGACATTGTGCGGCAGGAGCTGGAGGCGGCCACGGCCGACTACCAGGAGGTGCTCTCCGATCTGGAAAACGCCCGGCTGGAGCTGGACCGTTACCGCAAGCTGATCAAGCAGGGCTCCATCGCGCAGAGCGAGTACGACGACTCCCAGTACCAGGTGCAGAGCCTGGAGCGGAAGGCGCGTTCGCTGGAGTCGCGCGCAGAGCTCTGGCGCATCCGGCTCGCCAAGGCTGGCGTGCCCGCGCCGTATGACGGCGTTGTTCTGGAGAAGCATGTGGGCCGCGGCGAGTGGGTGCAGGCAGGCACGCCCATCGCCACCATGGCGCGCGACGACTACCTGGAAGTGGTGGTGGACATCCCCGGCGAACTGGTCCAGTTCGCCAAGCCCGGCCGCGAGGTGGAGGTGGTAACGGGCGGTGTGCGCCGCACCGGCAAGATTCTTTCCCTCATTCCCCGCGGCGACCTGGCCACACGCACCTTTCCCCTGAAGATCAAGATAGACAACCCGGACGGCCTGGCCCAGGGCATGGAGGCCGTGACCTGGGTACCGGCCGGCGAGCCGGTGGACGCCGTGCTGGTGCCGCGCGACGCCGTGATCATGCAGCGCGGCGATCTCCTGATGTGGGCCGTGAAGGATGGTGCGGCCATGCCCATACCCGTGGAGGTGGCGGCCTACGTGGGCCTGGAAGCCGCCGTGACCGGTCCGGGCGTGCAGGCCGGCATGGATGTGGTGGTCAAGGGCAACGAACGCCT
- a CDS encoding TolC family protein produces the protein MVLKSLLSTLLYRRLALILVPAIALSLASFNTARAAESKEYSIDPVHENTILQDVIDLPKEDPAIQREELSPHAVEEWDKPLPSASAQVGPSNATQGAISIGEAVRLALDNNPQITSAIHQSRAAKYGKYSRVGALLPTVTGGYSYSYSETPRAEGSAPTQANTRYTLFFNIRQDLFVGFRNISNLMRARFSEEQAKLNRYNQELSLLLSVQENFLNLLRAREDVRSAQDSVTRLESQLKVTRAFYDVGLRPRLDVLQAEVDLAEAEDTLLQAENSVDTQRARMNTLLQLNLGDDVDYVGELKYEPFPLSLEACLERAYKNRPDLLIFKKAVDIARQDSRVAASTLYPQITGEFDWSQFGDKPDLQGSPYVNLNRYDQWSLQIGLTWDLFDFGQNFFTWRQTREAEKGAQADVASQYLEATYDVKSRRLQIDETAKRIAVAQKRVEQGKEGYRMAVARYQAQVGTNNDVLDAQSRLTSAESTLTEALVDYEIAVANLYVSIGAKNVDLALVAQ, from the coding sequence ATGGTTTTGAAATCCCTTCTGAGCACACTGTTGTACCGGCGTCTCGCCTTGATCCTTGTCCCGGCCATCGCGCTCTCCCTGGCATCGTTCAACACGGCGCGGGCCGCGGAGAGCAAAGAGTACTCCATAGACCCCGTACATGAAAACACCATTCTCCAGGATGTCATCGATCTTCCCAAGGAAGACCCGGCCATCCAGCGCGAGGAGCTTTCTCCCCACGCCGTGGAGGAATGGGACAAGCCCCTGCCCTCTGCCAGCGCCCAGGTGGGCCCTTCCAACGCCACCCAGGGAGCCATCTCCATCGGTGAGGCCGTGCGCCTTGCCCTGGACAACAACCCGCAGATCACCAGTGCCATCCACCAGAGCCGTGCCGCCAAGTACGGCAAGTACTCGCGTGTCGGCGCGCTCCTGCCCACGGTAACCGGCGGCTACTCTTACTCGTACAGCGAGACCCCGCGGGCGGAAGGTTCTGCGCCCACCCAGGCCAATACCCGCTACACCCTGTTCTTCAACATCCGTCAGGATCTCTTTGTCGGCTTCCGCAACATCTCCAACCTGATGCGGGCCCGGTTCTCCGAAGAGCAGGCCAAGCTGAACCGCTACAACCAAGAGCTCTCCCTGCTCCTCTCCGTGCAGGAGAACTTCCTGAACCTGCTGCGCGCCCGTGAGGACGTCCGCAGCGCCCAGGACTCCGTCACCCGGCTGGAATCCCAGCTCAAGGTCACCCGCGCCTTCTACGACGTGGGTCTGCGCCCCCGCCTCGACGTGCTCCAGGCCGAGGTCGACCTGGCCGAGGCCGAGGACACCCTGCTGCAGGCCGAGAACAGCGTGGACACGCAGCGCGCGCGGATGAACACCCTGCTGCAGCTCAACCTGGGTGATGATGTGGACTACGTGGGCGAGCTCAAGTACGAGCCCTTTCCCCTGTCCCTGGAGGCGTGCCTGGAGCGCGCCTACAAGAACCGCCCCGACCTTTTGATCTTCAAGAAGGCCGTGGACATCGCCAGGCAGGACTCCCGCGTGGCGGCCAGCACGCTCTACCCGCAGATCACCGGCGAGTTCGACTGGTCCCAGTTCGGCGACAAGCCCGACCTGCAGGGCAGCCCGTACGTGAATCTCAACCGCTACGACCAGTGGAGCCTGCAGATCGGCCTCACCTGGGATCTCTTCGACTTCGGGCAGAACTTCTTCACCTGGCGGCAGACCCGCGAGGCGGAAAAAGGCGCCCAGGCCGACGTGGCCAGCCAGTATCTGGAGGCGACCTACGACGTGAAGTCCCGCCGCCTGCAGATCGACGAGACAGCCAAACGAATCGCCGTGGCCCAGAAGCGCGTGGAGCAAGGTAAGGAAGGCTACCGCATGGCCGTGGCCCGCTACCAGGCCCAGGTGGGCACCAACAACGATGTGCTCGACGCCCAGTCCCGTCTCACCAGCGCCGAGTCCACCCTCACCGAAGCCCTGGTGGACTACGAGATCGCCGTGGCCAACCTCTACGTCTCCATTGGCGCCAAGAACGTGGACCTCGCCCTGGTGGCGCAGTAG
- a CDS encoding DsbA family protein, which produces MRRFTALWLLAAICCLIIAGCSGESGTDSTDLKQKVTELLRQNPDIVLDVLRENNETVFHVAEQGMAVAQQRAIRDQRMAMVKNPLQPEIDPDRPIRGDKNAPITVVEYSDFQCPYCGEAARTVELMMQKHKGEVRLVFKHMPLSSHPQALPAARYFEAASLQDEEKAWQLHDIMFQNQEALTKGGAAWIKKQAADLGLDVEKLDKDAMSPEVNNRIRDDLREAKRFGISGTPHFVVGGVLMAGAQPLEEFTNVIELVEQNRAQEGDQNATSGNATENATDNATQGS; this is translated from the coding sequence ATGCGCAGATTCACAGCGCTCTGGCTGCTCGCCGCCATCTGCTGCCTCATCATCGCCGGCTGCTCCGGCGAGTCCGGCACCGACAGCACCGACCTCAAGCAGAAAGTAACCGAACTGCTCCGGCAGAACCCTGACATCGTCCTCGATGTTCTGCGGGAAAACAACGAGACCGTTTTCCATGTCGCCGAGCAGGGTATGGCCGTGGCGCAGCAGCGCGCCATCCGCGACCAGCGCATGGCCATGGTCAAGAACCCCCTGCAACCGGAGATCGACCCCGACCGGCCCATCCGCGGTGACAAGAACGCGCCCATCACCGTGGTCGAGTACTCCGACTTCCAGTGCCCCTACTGCGGCGAAGCCGCCCGCACCGTGGAGCTGATGATGCAGAAGCACAAGGGCGAGGTCCGGCTCGTGTTCAAGCACATGCCCCTTTCCTCGCACCCGCAGGCCCTCCCCGCGGCGCGGTACTTCGAGGCCGCCTCGCTCCAGGACGAGGAAAAAGCCTGGCAGCTGCATGACATCATGTTCCAGAACCAGGAGGCCCTGACCAAGGGCGGCGCCGCCTGGATCAAGAAGCAGGCCGCCGACCTGGGTCTGGACGTGGAAAAGCTCGATAAGGACGCCATGAGCCCCGAGGTCAACAACCGCATCCGCGACGACCTCCGCGAGGCCAAGCGCTTCGGCATCTCCGGCACGCCCCACTTTGTGGTGGGCGGCGTGCTCATGGCCGGCGCACAGCCCCTGGAGGAGTTCACCAACGTTATCGAGCTCGTGGAGCAGAACCGCGCCCAGGAGGGTGACCAGAACGCCACCTCCGGCAACGCGACCGAAAACGCCACGGACAACGCAACCCAGGGCTCCTAA
- a CDS encoding VanZ family protein: MDVHPSDHHNQRPPEERQPDGPPKGRREWKLFSLIWLAGIGLYTALSLMPIRIPYRDPVLWGVASVDETIHFAAFAMLAVFLAFLFRSRIDLFLAYVLLLLLGVATELSHLLIPNRTFSFRDMAANALGCITGSLPGLAWRFSRRVRGKAPLNSCDRR, from the coding sequence GTGGACGTACATCCCTCTGATCATCACAACCAGCGCCCGCCGGAAGAACGCCAACCGGACGGCCCGCCCAAGGGACGCCGGGAGTGGAAGCTGTTTTCGCTCATCTGGCTTGCCGGCATCGGGCTGTACACGGCGCTCTCGCTGATGCCGATCCGCATACCATACAGGGACCCCGTGCTCTGGGGCGTGGCCAGCGTGGACGAGACCATCCACTTCGCGGCCTTCGCCATGCTCGCGGTGTTCCTGGCGTTCCTGTTCCGCTCGCGGATCGATCTCTTTTTGGCCTATGTGCTCCTGCTGCTTCTGGGCGTTGCCACGGAGCTCTCCCACCTGCTCATACCCAACCGCACCTTCTCCTTCCGCGACATGGCGGCGAATGCGCTGGGCTGCATCACGGGCTCTCTGCCTGGCCTGGCCTGGCGTTTTTCCAGGCGCGTTCGCGGCAAGGCGCCCCTGAACAGCTGCGACAGGCGCTGA
- a CDS encoding SpoIIE family protein phosphatase: MRMTRSLKGKLLALLVAILSATAACIILLSMQDVRGSMERAASLSADNVLELVRHTVQTTYRNILSDRVQAVTSRKQQLADAGGVAADTIREFAAMARTGLISQEEAKRRALAWVADLDLGGKTYYLVFDQDLHPLAGNTGSIPGGLADVRDIKGRPLLSAMRDTTDVYGSAYAVFDAPRQNGRSPVRVLGYFTDIPEWDWVLSTGINLAAVEQEEARRRQNALEILGQSLGEIRIAASGFAFIFDEQGQLLVAPPEREYPMDRAVAGVVSPDSLKTILQSPPVDGQPLILHVTDAAGDPHDVAIRVFHDKPLGWNVATATFRDELDAPANLLALRQALIIGSIFLVAFIVTAIMVDRVSEPLKRLAGHAVQIGSEDFTKPEPPAVRELDGLAHSRKDEVGLVALALRTMERSLRENVASLLQVTRDRERLDSELRLARTIQMDMLPASPQAHLDLDDAELHATLIPAREVGGDLFHYEQLGKDQLLFAVGDVSGKGVPAALFMALTISLLKSKSRLGVDPARMLHEINQELCRGNASQMFVTLFVGILDLASGALRFASGGHNPPLVASPGGATAYLEITENPMLGILPEAEFSTHTSSIAPGEMIIAYSDGVTEAMSPTRTLFGERRLELVAGKYSDRSPELLSRIVVKALELHEKGAEQSDDVTILVLRRRDHELDRKAESIAERAEAELPEVAHSEEKAEEIRPAAPIAMAAVVEETAEDGTAGEDSAQIATLEDSTDEPIELTEPMAASDDAPIELVEPILEPDVELDDEPGLEAAGPIDENIFSQPIVDTDEADGLWDDETGQPGLAFDEDNDLWESDHPELSLREDDGPDGADAAEAESSARQTHDPTRETARGGDLDAYLVSELGFPAESFAEDATEVDIVIPDESAELDGDVVAQGLDDDFAIEFPPEVSLPAEALNFDDEIPAVAPEPEWSLEIPAADDPESALYLGEELEDLESDDDLPVDIPASAFVDAMAKAGVGPGSIPEPPNLDDFRLTADPEDLLDEEEDMQLLTFSGLQPEDDDQGVLPPPSPGAPDGYYGEALEDGGFEVLPSPPGELYARNPELMDTTLAPADDPASFITILPDVEIHPRFTDEDEEFVLDESDENGYAEVDLGEDGDLYEDIYLDEHAIDTIEADGNPGS; this comes from the coding sequence ATGCGAATGACACGGTCTCTCAAAGGCAAGCTCCTCGCACTGCTCGTAGCCATCCTCTCGGCCACGGCCGCATGCATCATCCTGCTCAGCATGCAGGACGTGCGCGGCTCCATGGAACGCGCCGCCTCCCTCTCTGCCGACAACGTGCTGGAGTTGGTCCGCCACACGGTGCAGACCACCTACCGCAATATCCTCTCCGATCGCGTCCAGGCCGTCACCAGCCGCAAGCAGCAGCTTGCCGACGCCGGCGGCGTGGCCGCCGACACCATCCGGGAGTTTGCGGCCATGGCCCGCACCGGGCTCATCTCCCAGGAGGAGGCCAAGCGTCGCGCTCTGGCCTGGGTTGCCGACCTCGACCTGGGCGGCAAGACCTACTACCTCGTCTTTGACCAGGACCTGCACCCCCTGGCCGGCAACACGGGCTCCATACCCGGCGGCCTCGCCGACGTACGGGATATCAAGGGCCGGCCGCTGCTGTCCGCCATGCGCGACACGACCGATGTCTACGGCAGCGCCTACGCTGTTTTCGACGCCCCGCGCCAGAACGGCCGCAGCCCGGTCCGCGTGCTTGGCTACTTTACCGACATTCCCGAGTGGGACTGGGTGCTCTCCACGGGCATCAACCTCGCCGCCGTGGAGCAGGAAGAGGCCCGGCGGCGGCAGAACGCCCTGGAGATCCTGGGCCAGAGCCTCGGCGAGATACGCATCGCCGCCTCGGGCTTCGCCTTCATCTTCGACGAGCAGGGCCAGTTGCTCGTGGCGCCGCCGGAGCGCGAGTATCCCATGGATCGCGCCGTGGCCGGCGTTGTCTCCCCGGACTCCCTCAAGACAATCCTCCAGTCGCCCCCTGTGGACGGACAGCCCCTCATCCTCCATGTGACGGACGCGGCCGGCGACCCGCACGACGTGGCCATCCGCGTTTTCCATGACAAGCCTCTGGGCTGGAACGTGGCCACGGCCACCTTCCGGGACGAGCTTGACGCCCCGGCCAACCTCCTGGCCCTGCGACAGGCGCTGATCATCGGCTCCATCTTCCTGGTCGCGTTCATCGTCACGGCAATCATGGTGGACCGCGTTTCCGAACCGTTGAAGCGCCTGGCCGGCCACGCCGTGCAGATAGGCTCCGAGGACTTCACCAAGCCGGAGCCGCCTGCCGTGCGGGAGCTGGACGGGCTGGCCCACAGCCGCAAGGACGAGGTGGGCCTGGTGGCGCTGGCCCTGCGCACCATGGAGCGCAGCCTGCGCGAGAACGTCGCCTCCCTGCTCCAGGTCACCAGAGACCGCGAACGCCTGGATTCCGAGCTGCGGCTGGCGCGCACAATCCAGATGGACATGCTGCCGGCTTCGCCCCAGGCGCACCTGGACCTGGACGATGCCGAGCTGCACGCCACGCTCATCCCGGCGCGGGAGGTAGGCGGCGACCTCTTCCACTACGAGCAGCTCGGCAAGGACCAGCTCCTCTTTGCCGTGGGCGATGTCTCGGGCAAAGGCGTCCCGGCAGCGCTGTTCATGGCCCTGACCATCTCCCTGCTCAAGTCCAAGTCCCGGCTCGGCGTCGACCCCGCGCGCATGCTCCACGAGATCAACCAGGAGCTCTGCCGCGGCAACGCCTCGCAGATGTTCGTGACCCTGTTCGTGGGCATACTCGATCTCGCCAGCGGCGCCCTGCGCTTTGCCAGCGGCGGCCACAACCCGCCCCTGGTGGCCTCGCCCGGCGGCGCTACCGCCTATCTGGAAATCACCGAGAACCCCATGCTCGGCATCCTGCCGGAGGCGGAGTTCTCCACCCACACGAGCTCCATCGCTCCCGGCGAGATGATCATCGCCTACTCGGACGGCGTCACCGAGGCCATGAGCCCCACCCGCACCCTGTTCGGCGAACGCCGCCTGGAGCTGGTCGCCGGCAAGTACTCGGACAGATCGCCGGAGCTGCTGAGCAGGATCGTAGTCAAGGCTTTGGAGTTGCACGAAAAAGGCGCGGAGCAGTCCGATGACGTCACCATTCTCGTGCTGCGCCGGCGCGATCACGAGCTGGACCGCAAGGCCGAATCCATAGCAGAGCGCGCCGAGGCCGAACTCCCTGAAGTAGCGCACTCGGAAGAGAAGGCCGAAGAGATTCGTCCGGCCGCGCCGATTGCCATGGCGGCTGTGGTGGAAGAAACGGCGGAGGATGGGACAGCCGGAGAAGACTCCGCACAGATCGCCACCCTTGAGGACTCGACGGACGAGCCCATCGAGCTGACCGAGCCCATGGCAGCTTCTGATGACGCGCCAATAGAGCTGGTCGAGCCGATTTTGGAGCCCGACGTGGAGCTCGACGACGAACCCGGTCTCGAAGCCGCCGGCCCTATCGACGAAAACATTTTTTCCCAGCCGATTGTCGACACCGACGAGGCCGACGGCCTGTGGGACGATGAGACCGGCCAACCCGGCCTTGCCTTTGACGAGGACAACGACCTCTGGGAGTCCGACCACCCGGAGCTGTCCCTCCGCGAGGACGATGGCCCTGACGGCGCAGATGCAGCCGAAGCGGAAAGCTCTGCCCGGCAGACGCACGACCCGACCCGAGAGACCGCCCGCGGCGGCGACCTGGACGCTTATCTTGTCTCGGAGCTCGGTTTTCCGGCCGAGAGCTTTGCCGAGGATGCGACCGAGGTGGATATCGTCATCCCGGACGAGAGCGCCGAACTGGACGGGGACGTTGTCGCGCAGGGGCTGGACGACGATTTTGCGATCGAGTTTCCGCCGGAGGTCTCCCTGCCGGCCGAGGCCCTGAACTTCGACGACGAGATTCCGGCCGTGGCACCGGAGCCGGAGTGGAGCCTGGAGATTCCGGCAGCCGACGACCCGGAATCGGCCCTGTACCTGGGCGAGGAGCTCGAAGACCTGGAAAGCGACGACGACCTGCCCGTGGATATCCCGGCATCAGCCTTTGTCGATGCCATGGCCAAGGCTGGCGTCGGCCCCGGCTCCATACCCGAGCCACCCAATCTGGACGATTTCCGTCTCACCGCAGACCCCGAGGACCTGCTGGACGAGGAAGAGGACATGCAGCTCCTCACCTTCAGCGGCCTGCAGCCGGAGGACGACGATCAGGGCGTGCTGCCGCCACCCAGCCCCGGCGCTCCGGACGGCTACTACGGAGAAGCGCTGGAGGATGGCGGGTTCGAGGTTCTGCCCTCGCCGCCGGGCGAGCTGTACGCCCGGAACCCGGAGCTCATGGACACCACGCTGGCTCCGGCCGACGATCCCGCCAGCTTCATCACCATCCTTCCGGATGTTGAGATCCACCCGCGCTTCACCGACGAGGACGAGGAGTTCGTGCTCGACGAGTCTGATGAGAATGGCTACGCCGAGGTGGATCTGGGCGAGGATGGGGACCTGTATGAGGACATCTACCTCGACGAGCACGCCATCGACACCATCGAGGCGGACGGGAACCCCGGCTCGTAA
- a CDS encoding ATP-binding protein: MVRSRRFPASLGSLSEIREFVIGEASGAGLTDARKMALELVLEELVVNVISYAYTCPLPPEPGEDQAGLLLPNVEAPEDFDGEGCVVIHCAPGPDALARNGLMADVVSKAGEKPGNLFCVVLEDAGVPFDPLSVDEPQLDADVDSRRCGGLGIHFARERSEAVAYERNGGHNRLAFCVRIR, encoded by the coding sequence ATGGTGCGGAGCAGGCGCTTTCCGGCCTCGCTGGGCAGCCTTTCCGAGATACGCGAGTTCGTTATCGGGGAGGCATCCGGGGCCGGCCTAACCGATGCCAGGAAAATGGCTCTGGAGCTCGTTCTCGAAGAGCTCGTGGTCAACGTCATATCCTATGCCTACACCTGCCCCTTGCCGCCGGAGCCGGGGGAGGATCAGGCCGGGTTGCTTCTCCCCAACGTGGAAGCTCCGGAGGACTTTGACGGGGAGGGATGCGTGGTGATCCACTGCGCCCCCGGCCCGGACGCACTGGCCCGGAATGGCTTGATGGCGGACGTCGTGTCCAAAGCCGGGGAGAAGCCGGGGAATCTCTTCTGTGTGGTGCTGGAGGACGCGGGCGTGCCCTTTGACCCGCTGAGCGTGGATGAGCCCCAGCTGGATGCCGACGTGGACTCGCGCCGTTGTGGCGGGCTGGGCATCCACTTCGCCAGGGAACGCTCCGAGGCCGTCGCCTACGAGCGCAACGGCGGCCACAACCGCCTCGCCTTCTGCGTACGCATTCGCTAG
- a CDS encoding STAS domain-containing protein yields MAFLDKLLGKKHNGGPSAAPGMVRDTPYQPAEPEIPVEGSDAYTLRAKRGKEGAVLLLIVSGRLDALSSPAFEADCARYIAPGVKHCVLDCQGLEYLSSAGLRSLMTLSMQLRSMHAVLVFSGLTESVRGIFHSAGLLKMFPVYETVEKALRSTQKG; encoded by the coding sequence ATGGCCTTTCTGGACAAGCTTCTGGGCAAAAAGCATAACGGCGGGCCGTCCGCAGCGCCCGGCATGGTCCGGGACACGCCGTACCAGCCTGCGGAGCCGGAGATACCGGTGGAGGGCTCGGATGCGTACACCCTGCGTGCAAAGCGCGGCAAAGAGGGCGCGGTTCTGCTGCTCATCGTTTCCGGCAGGCTGGACGCCTTGTCCTCGCCGGCTTTTGAAGCGGATTGCGCACGGTACATCGCACCGGGTGTGAAGCATTGCGTGCTCGACTGCCAGGGCCTGGAGTACCTGTCGAGCGCCGGCCTGCGCAGCCTGATGACCTTGTCCATGCAGCTCCGTTCCATGCACGCCGTGCTCGTGTTCAGCGGGCTGACGGAAAGCGTGCGCGGCATCTTCCACTCCGCCGGCCTGCTCAAGATGTTTCCGGTGTACGAGACCGTGGAAAAAGCACTGCGCAGCACCCAGAAGGGTTAG
- a CDS encoding PAS domain S-box protein, with protein sequence MSTQHDPAQWRNIVPSSCFATFIAAVARRFAGPAPSEDAARLNHLLNVTLRDACDFLGADRGRIILVDEAGDTLAASHLWTANDVQPKARELQDMPFGYFPWVREQLLASQTVEILDVSALPQEAEAEQTICAKRSAQSVLLVPMICRDRCMGFLEFDSVRGKRRWTREEKEQLTAAAEIMAAALMRHEELTRLRANEERLRLTMEATTDGVWDYDTKTRDIILSDKAAALLGLDSTSIKNGVYFLLERIHPDDIQSIQDQFHAHMTNQQPRFEGVCRIAVPSGEWRHVCVRGMIVSWRGRQPLRILGTIEDVGRLREAELNRMETEKKYRQLFEMETDAIFVIDDADGTILEANAATEDMYGYSRQYLLGMPFESLATRPAPISEESDNLHGEGRAMLQLAHKHCDGTTIPVEISMRRIPWQGRSVRIAAVRDISDRLRAQEAIDRQRRFLKTVIDAEPSMILVRDRSRRVMLANVATCQFYDRSEEQLLGRTGRELLPSLYYSEPFSNEDDLLYAGQLDQVDNEYKVKDRSDNQRWLRIIRRPLRDADDNVTALLSVGIDLTEAKQLKAELVRTGQLASLGEIAAGLAHEITNPVNGIINYAQVLIDMLEDDGTVTDSGSQFLGKIITEGERIAHLAHGVLGFARNYSNTRMPCAMDTMVGSVLDLVDSRLIRDGIKLTVDIPANLPAVHCVHWEFQQVLLNLISNARFALNERYPKPHPDKRLFITARQENTGADRKVVIMVEDHGTGIDPAHINDVFDPFFTTKPVGEGTGLGLSISRSIILDHDGTLALEQPEGGGTRVRITLPAAEKCAENDN encoded by the coding sequence ATGTCTACGCAACACGATCCCGCCCAGTGGCGGAACATCGTTCCTTCTTCCTGCTTCGCAACCTTTATCGCGGCCGTTGCCCGGCGCTTTGCCGGCCCAGCGCCGTCAGAGGATGCGGCCAGGCTCAACCACCTGCTGAACGTCACCCTCCGGGACGCGTGTGACTTTCTGGGCGCGGACCGCGGACGCATCATCCTTGTTGACGAAGCCGGAGACACCCTTGCCGCATCGCACCTCTGGACGGCCAACGACGTCCAGCCGAAGGCGCGGGAGCTTCAGGACATGCCCTTCGGCTACTTCCCCTGGGTACGCGAGCAGCTCCTGGCCTCCCAGACTGTCGAGATTCTGGACGTATCCGCGCTGCCGCAAGAGGCCGAGGCCGAGCAAACAATCTGCGCCAAACGGTCTGCGCAGTCCGTGCTTCTGGTGCCCATGATCTGCCGGGACAGGTGCATGGGGTTCCTTGAGTTCGACTCTGTACGCGGCAAACGGCGCTGGACCCGTGAGGAGAAAGAGCAGCTGACGGCCGCCGCGGAGATCATGGCCGCCGCCCTGATGCGCCACGAGGAGCTCACCAGGCTCCGGGCCAACGAAGAGCGACTCAGGCTGACCATGGAAGCGACCACGGACGGCGTCTGGGACTACGACACCAAAACCCGCGACATCATCCTCTCCGACAAAGCCGCCGCCCTGCTCGGCCTCGACAGCACCTCGATCAAGAACGGCGTCTACTTCCTGCTGGAGCGCATCCACCCCGACGACATCCAGAGCATCCAGGACCAGTTCCACGCCCACATGACCAATCAGCAACCGCGCTTCGAAGGCGTGTGCCGCATCGCCGTTCCCTCCGGGGAGTGGCGACACGTCTGCGTGCGCGGAATGATCGTCTCCTGGCGTGGCCGCCAGCCCTTGCGCATTCTGGGCACCATCGAGGACGTGGGCCGCCTGCGGGAGGCGGAGCTCAACCGCATGGAGACGGAGAAGAAGTACCGCCAGCTGTTCGAGATGGAGACCGACGCCATCTTCGTCATCGACGACGCCGACGGCACCATTCTGGAAGCGAACGCGGCCACGGAGGACATGTACGGCTACTCCCGCCAGTATCTTCTGGGCATGCCCTTCGAATCCCTGGCCACCAGACCGGCCCCGATTTCCGAAGAGTCCGACAACCTCCACGGCGAAGGTCGCGCCATGCTCCAGCTCGCGCACAAGCACTGCGACGGCACCACCATCCCGGTCGAGATATCCATGCGCCGCATTCCCTGGCAGGGACGGTCCGTACGCATAGCCGCCGTGCGGGACATCAGCGACAGGCTCCGTGCGCAGGAAGCCATAGACCGGCAGCGCCGTTTTCTGAAGACCGTCATCGACGCCGAGCCGAGCATGATCCTGGTGCGCGACCGCAGCAGGCGCGTCATGCTGGCCAACGTCGCCACCTGCCAGTTCTACGACCGCAGCGAGGAGCAGCTGCTGGGACGGACCGGCAGGGAGCTGTTGCCCTCCCTGTACTACTCGGAACCGTTCAGCAACGAAGACGATCTGCTCTACGCCGGCCAGCTTGACCAGGTGGACAACGAGTACAAGGTGAAGGACCGCTCCGACAACCAGCGCTGGCTGCGCATCATCCGGAGGCCCCTGCGCGATGCCGACGACAACGTGACCGCCCTGCTCAGCGTGGGTATCGACCTCACCGAGGCCAAGCAGCTCAAGGCGGAGCTGGTGCGCACCGGTCAGCTCGCCTCCCTCGGCGAGATCGCCGCCGGGCTCGCCCACGAGATCACCAACCCGGTCAACGGCATCATCAACTACGCCCAGGTGCTCATCGACATGCTGGAGGACGACGGCACGGTCACCGACAGCGGCAGCCAGTTCCTGGGCAAGATCATCACCGAGGGCGAGCGCATCGCCCACCTGGCCCACGGCGTGCTCGGCTTCGCCAGGAACTACTCCAACACCAGGATGCCCTGCGCCATGGACACCATGGTCGGCTCCGTGCTCGATCTGGTGGACTCGCGCCTCATCAGGGACGGCATCAAACTGACGGTGGACATCCCCGCAAACCTGCCGGCCGTGCACTGCGTGCACTGGGAGTTCCAGCAGGTCCTCCTGAACCTCATTTCCAACGCCCGATTCGCCCTCAACGAACGCTACCCGAAGCCGCATCCGGACAAGCGGCTCTTCATCACGGCCAGACAGGAGAACACGGGCGCAGATCGGAAGGTCGTCATCATGGTGGAGGACCACGGCACGGGCATCGATCCCGCGCACATCAACGACGTGTTCGATCCCTTCTTCACCACCAAGCCGGTCGGCGAGGGCACCGGCCTTGGCCTGTCCATCTCCCGCTCCATCATTCTGGACCACGACGGGACCCTGGCTCTGGAGCAGCCGGAAGGCGGCGGCACCCGCGTCCGCATCACCCTGCCCGCCGCGGAAAAGTGCGCCGAAAACGATAACTGA